TGGGTGCGGTTGATCGGCACAACCTTGCTGTTAGGCGCGTTTGGACGGGAAAAGGTCGGCAAATCTAGCGGTTTCGAGACAGTCTTACCCGCTTCAGGTTTATGCAGCAGGGGAGGTAACACCCGATCTGTCGAAGGTTGGAACTGAACCGGCTGAGGGTTTTGCATCGTGTCCACCAGTTCTGTGAAAGACTGGTGAAGCGCTTCGACGTGGTGCTTCGGGTAAGGGTATTCCGACAGATCCACAACATCTTGGTCGGTTAATTCTTCCGAGATCGCACCCAGCAAGTCCTCGACATCGGCTGTAATTGTAAAAGATTTCGTGTCTAGCGCCTCAGGCGTGCCATCGTAAAGACTAATTTGCCCCAAAATCAGACGAGTATCGCTCTCCACCGGAATTTTTAGTGCGTAGGCAAACGGCACCGGCGGCTGAATTTGTGGCAGTGGTTCCCGCACACTCACCACTAACTGCGAACTTTGAGGATCACGCAGCTGAATATGCACTTCTGCCGATTTTAAGGGACGCGCATCCTTAACGCCATCGGCAACATCAACGCACCCAGATACAGTCAGTGGTTGCCCCTGACGCACCATATAGGTGGTTCGGTTCAGGATTAGCTGTAGCGGTTGCCGGCTGTTCGTTGTGGCTGCCGGCTCATTGGGTAAATCCCTAGAATTGTCGGACTCTTCCTCAGAATTGTTAATAATTGCCTGCAACCTCTGTGCTGCCGGCTTCATCGGCACTAATCGCACAGGGGAAACACTCGGTTGGGTGACGGTTGGTTCTGGGGTTGCCGGCTCAACATCCTCTGTAAGCGTTGCCGGCACTTCTGGAAAATCCGCACTTTCTGACAATGCCGGCTCATTCGACTCTAGAGGCGCAGCATCTTCGGCATCAATGGGTAACACTTCCAGCTTGACAGATTGCTGCCACCTACTCCCCATCAGATCGGACATGACATCGCCGCCGGTGCATCGTAACTCCCACAACCCCGGTTTAAGGCGCGTAAAGGGAATAACCACGACCAAGCCTTCAGCGCTAGTGCGGCGCGAACGCTTTTGAACTCGTCGTTTGGGCGGCACTTCATCGGTGCAATCATGAGTCACGCGAATTTCCACAGTCTCATTCGCACGCTCAGAACGAGCGACAACCCGATATCGGCCTTCTAAAATTTCCACATCGGGAGATTCGAGGGGCAGCCAAGCGCGATCGCCTTCTTTTTGGATCAGAAATTCCCAGTATTCCATCGCTAGCAGCACGAATAGTGCACTGACAGACCAGACCTTTTTAGCCAGTTTAACCTAGTCTGGGAAAGATGCAGCAATCCGACTAACTGGGCCAAATTCCAGAATTTCTACTTCCTGTGTGGGTTGCTGGTTGTGCCGGCCCTCCGGTGGCAAAGCAGTTTGTTTAAGTTCACCAGAGGCGAAGCGATAAAGGCCGGCTGCAACACCGGCTTGTCCATCTATTTAAAAAAGTAGTACCGGCATCTTGTCGGCTATATATTTAAAATTTTCTATATTCGACATAATTTCTAGAGCAATCTCAATAATTTCTTAAAGAGTATCAGCTTAAAAAACTTGATGTGCAAGCATCGTAACCTAGAAAAATGATAATTATTTAGGATTACCATATAGCAAAATAAAATTTTAAAACTACTTGAAAACAGCTTTAAAATAATCGAAAAAGGCAAAAGAAATAAATTACTTCTTTTGCCTTTAACTTTTGATTTTTGGTTTAATTAGGAAAAATAGGAATTACCATGCTCGGTTGCTCCGTGTTTGTGAGGAATTGTAAGCATGAGAATTACCGAGATAAGCCATTGGATCGACAGCACCCTGGCCGGCTACACGGAGTTCAAAGTGCAAGTGAGGGCCAGTGCTGTAGCCGGTGCTGCCCATCTCAGAGATTTGCTGACCTTGCTGCACTCGCTGGCCGGCACGTACCCAAATCCGGTCATTGTGGGCGTAACGCGTGATACTTCCATCCGGATGCTGAATTTCAACTAAATTGCCATATCCGCCCTCATCCCAAGCGGCATACGTCACAACTCCTGTAGCCGCAGCAAGAATCGGCGTTCCAATCGGGCCGGCAATATCAATCCCGTTGTGCATCCGTCCCCAGCGCCAGCCATAGCCTGAACTTAACTGCCCTTGAGCCGGCCAGATATATCCCTGCACAGGAGAGTTTGGCAAATAAGTATCTGGGGCAGAGAGGGGCGGCAATTCAGCGCCATTATTAGAGCGATAAGTTTGAACATTATCTCTCAAGCTATCAAGACGAGAGTTTATTCTGCCGGCCTTGGTTTTGGCTTGATTCGCCGAGGCAGCAGGCGGCTGGGAATTTATGGGTACTCGGCGCACTCGCGCAGCTGGAACCCTTTGTTGGCGGCTATTTGCGGACTGTGAAGCCAACTGGGGTGCCGGTGATGAGGTTTGCGGTTCAGTCACCGGCAGTAAAATTGCCGCCCCTTCTGCTGTATGAGTAATTTGAGTGGCAGTTTCTGTGCCGATGGCAAACACTACAGTGGGTTCGGCTTGATTAATTGAGTCATACCTCGAATCAGCGGCTGTTTGTGTCTGGGTGATTCGGGTTTTAAAAGCAGAGTTCGACTTGTGGGGAGTGGCAACCTCGCTGCTTGAGTCTACCGACGTCTGGGCTGCGGCGCTCTGACTGGTGCTGGTATTGCAGATTAACTGCTGGGCGGCAAGGACAGCAAGTGTGCTAATGGCAACTAAGCGGAGATGCATGAAGTTAGCTTATTGTGTGAAACAGCATTAAGAGTCAATTGAATTTGCTAGAAGAAGCGACTCGCGTTACAGGTGGAATGCTGGCGTGCTTTGAGAGAAAGAATATTTACAAGGATCAGAGCGTTTGCTAAAGTCAGTCCTTCGTTATCTGCCAGCTATTCGCTAAATTAGATGCAGCCCTTGTGTATAGTTCCACCATTGAACGTCGCACTAACTCCTAAAAAATTTATTTGATGAAAATCTGCTCAAATGAAGCGTGCGAGCAGAGCGCTGGGGGATTGAAGGTTTTTCAAGTTCAAATCTTTGGGTCATAGTAGGCTCCTGATAGTTGACTGTGATTGCCCCCGCAAAACCCTTGGGGGCAGCACACTCTTTTCATTCACAGTTGCCAAAGATGGTTCCGGGCATAATTTTAAGCCGCTCACATAATAAATCTTGTAAAGATAATTTTTTATTTTTAAGCTCACGCCTGGAACCCAATACTCATCGGCTCAAGAGTTGGTTTACAGCGACAGCATGGTTTTTGCCGGCAAAGAAAAAGATCAGTAGCTTCACGGATAAATTATCTATATAATTCAGCAAACCCAATTATTCGTGAGCCTTTGCGGTTGCACGCAACGGCGATAAGGAACACTATATGAAGCCCAGTGCGAACAAGATTGATAGATTGAAGTTCATCCGCCAACCGCTACAAGCATTTATTCTGGGGCTTTGCCTCACCGGCGGCGGCGCACTTGCCCAAACGTTGCCGGTGCCCAGTAACTTGATTAACCTCAACTCCGCAGAGGGAGAAAAGTTGCTAATGGACAGCAAAGCCCGACAGGACTATTGGCCATTAAGCGTGCAGTTTGTCACCCAAGATAACTTGGCTTACTGCGGCGTTGCCAGCAGCGTCATGGTGCTGAATGCTTTATCTGTGCCGGCACCGGAGGCCCCTGAATTTGGCTCTTTCCGGATGTTTACCCAAAACAACTTTTTTAACGAACAAACCCGGAAAGTAGTTACGCCTGAAGTTGTCTCCCGTCAGGGTATGACGCTGGGGCAGTTGGGACAGTTGTTAGAAAGCTATCCCGTCACAGCACAGACTCACTACACCAGCGATAGCAGTTTGGAGGAGTTTCGCACTCAAGCTGTGAAAAATTTACAAGAACCCGGAAATTTTGTTTTAGTTAACTACTTACGAAGTGATATTGGGCAAGAAAAAGGGGGGCATATTTCTCCTCTAGCAGCTTATAACGAACAGAGTGATCGCTTTTTAATTTTGGATGTGTCGCGTTACAAATATCCGCCGGTGTGGGTGACAACCGCTGAACTTTGGAAGGCAATGAATACGACAGATTCGGATTCAGGTAAAACGCGAGGCTTTCTATTAGTGAGTCCTCAGTAAATAATTTGTTGATAATTTTCCAGCAAAAATCCGCCCCATCTGAATTTAAACCCACAGATTAACACAGATAAATTATCTGTGGGGCGGACATTTCATTGTGTTTAAGATTTATCCTTTAAAAGCGATTAATATAGTTTTTCAATATGTTCGCAACTGCTGAATTGCGCTGGTTTTATCAGGGAATACTGCCGAACGAAATGATAAAGTGGTTCCAATCTGGGGGTGCCGGCGAAGAATTGAAAGCGCCAGAAGAACGTGAGGATTTATATTTGTATGCTGCTGGTTATGAGTATTTAAATATCAAACTTAGAGAGGAGCGTTTGGAAGTTAAATGGCGGCAAGCAGAATTAGGTGAGTTGAGTTTTAGAAATGCGGGGAAAGGTAAGGCTGAAAAATGGTTGAAGTGGATTTGCGGTTCGCCACCGGCACAGAGTTTGATAGCCACAATTCCGATTGAAACTCGCGAGTGGGTGAGGGTGAAAAAAAGCCGAACGCAGCGTCAGTTTCAAGTTTTATCGGATGAATCTATAATTTCAGTGCCGGTGGATGCAGACATCAACCAAGGCTGCACGGTTGAACTCACTCAGTTGATCGTTAAGGGTGAGGCGTGGTGGAGTCTGGCTTTTGAAGCGTTTGGAGAAGACGAAAACCTGATCGCTACCCTGCATAAAGTGGTTGAGTGGGTGGCTAAATCTTATAGTGGGCTGTCGGTTCAAGCTGCCAGTTCTTCTGGCTATCCCAAATGGCTTTCAATGACGGTTAATCGTTAGTGCAACTCAATAAAAAATTATAAAGCCAATTTCCCCCATTTCTTCATGAGAAAATGGGGGAGATTGGCTTAAGACTTATTTAAAGCTGATATTAACTGATCTGCTGATCGCAGACCTCAAAACCTTAAACAGCTAAGGTATTTTAGACAGGTAAAGAAATAACTTGCCAAAAAGGTATTGGGCCGGCTAAAAGGCGAGCCTTGCCTCTTGGGATCTACCGAAAAAGTAGTTTTATGGAGGAGCGCTCTTTAAAAAAGGAAGGACTTACGCATTTTTTGAGAGTAGATACTACAGATTGAATTTCACTGAAGTGCTAAATTCAACCGGCAGCCGATGAAAGTTAGGCTGCGTAAGTCCACAATGACTTAGCGATAGTCAGAACGCGCCACATCCGGGTCACGCTCGGTGGTGTAGGTACGGGCAGGTTCTTGGCGCTTACGAGCCAAACCGGCTAAACCAGCAAGACCTAACAAACCTAACCAACCCCAGTCAAAGTCGCGGTCAGATTCGGTAGTATTAACGTCTTGAGTGGGAGCTGTGTAAGTCGTATCGGGAGAAGTTGTCGTTGTATTAGTTTGAGCAGAGGCGGGTAGAACCGCAGGCACAAAGGCTAAGCTAGCAGCAATAACGCCGGCTTTTAGGGCTTGGGAAACTTTTGAACTGTTCATAAATTTAACTCCACTGAATCTCTTGAATCTCTTAACTAAATGTATCAATTGCCTTTAAAAAAGAAATCAATCTACAGATAGAAACGCCCTCTCCTCCCATTGCAGGGTTAAACACTCAAAAAAAGTTTGCTCTCAACTCTAAATTGCGAACGTGAGCAGGTTTAGGATTTGTGGGGAAACCCTTAATCAGCAAGGCTTTCAAACTTTATTTTTTTAGAATTTCCTTTTAATTAATCCCACTGAACTCAGAACGGATGAGACTGCTGGGCCACATCGGCTGGTTTTGCTCTCACTCCCCAGAAGGATAGCGGCAAAAGATATCTGACAAATGAGCCGGTACACTTACTCCAAATGCTGGCTATATATTAACCAGACTCAGCATTTGCAAAGACTATTGCTAGGCAAAACCGGCCCGCTTTATCAGGGCAGATACTTTGGTTTGCAGTTCTGTAAAAGCCGGCCCTTACAAATAAGCACAATGTCACACCTGTAGCTGTAGCGTCTGAACCTGCCAGTAGTACAACCAAGGTATATCAGCCAAGTTCGGCTTACAGGGCCGCCAATTGCTTCATAAACCCGCCTTTATTAATTACTCACAGGGATAATGACTTGCCCTTAAAAGGCTTGTCACAGCCCAGCTAAACAGCGGGAAATCACCATAACCCGCAAATCCCGCATTATTATAATTAAATCTTATGTATTAGTCGCTACTGAGCAAGACTGCCGGCGGCCACACCCGCACCTAAAGCCGGGAGGATAGAAAGGTACACTCAGGAGTTCTTAGCCCTTTCTACGCAACGCTTTGAAAATTTTGGGCTTTGACACGTTCAAAAATTCCAACTTTCAATTCTCCTCATGTAAGTTTTTGCCTATATCCCATAAGAAATACTAAAATGATAGGTAAATCTACAGAGCTTGGAATGCGTTATGGCTGGCGTCGAGTCTCAGAACCATGCGTCCCTTTCCCTCAGAGAGTTGCAAGTTGTTGAATTGGTAGCTGCGGGCTTGACAAACCAAGAGATTGCCGAGCAGCTAGAAATCAGCAAACGCACGGTTGATAATCATATCAGCAATATCTTGACCAAAACGGCGACTCATAACCGTGTGGCCTTGGTGCGGTGGGCTTTGCAATCGGGAAAGGTTTGTATTAATGAAGTCAACTGTTGCATAATTCCGCTGCCTAGCACTCATAATGAGGTGGTTGTGGAGCAAGAGTGATCAGTTTGTAGGATGAGCGAGCAAACACTGCAGACCGCTGGGGAAAAACATCTGCGGTACGAAGTCCAATGGCCGCGACTGCCTTTAGCCGTGTACCGGGAAATCGCGGCGCATTTGCGTCAAGTCGCCGGCGTGGAAACAGGTTTGACGCCCCAACAGTCCCAGCAGTTTGATTACAGTCAAAGTCAAGTTGGGAGCTTGTGGATTCACTACGCCGAAAATGTTGATTCAGCAGATCGTCAACAGGTGGATCGGATTTTAGCTTACTATAGCAATCGCTATGGAGCTTTGGAAGTGAATAGGCACTGAGAACTGAGAAATTTACCCAGGACTGAGAACTCAGGACTGAGAACTCAGGAGTAACGTTTGGCTGTTCACTTCTTTGGCTGACTTTTGACTTTTGACATTTTACTTTTAAGTAATGGGCGCAATTCAAGCATTAAGGGGAACGCGGGACATCCTGCCCGAAGAAATCGGCTATTGGCAGCGGGTCGAATTTGTGGCGCGAAAAATTTTGAATAACGCCGCTTATCGGGAAATTCGCACTCCCATTTTTGAGGATACAGCGCTGTTTGAGCGGGGAATAGGGGAAGCCACAGATGTTGTGGGGAAGGAAATGTACACCTTCAACGACAAGGCGACTCCCCCCCGTTCCATTACCCTGCGTCCCGAAGGAACTGCTGGAGTGGTGCGGGCTTTTATCCAAAACAGTCTTTACGCCCAAGGCGGCGTTCAGCGTCTTTGGTACACCGGCCCGATGTTTCGCTACGAAAACCCACAAGCAGGCCGGCAGCGGCAATTTCATCAGATTGGGGTGGAGGTGTTAGGCAGCGCTGATTCCAGGGCAGATGCAGAGGTTATCGCGCTGGCAACTGACATTTTGCAAACGCTGGGACTGAAGAATCTGCGCCTATCCCTTAACTCGGTAGGAAATCCAGAAGATCGGCAGCGCTATCGGCAAGCTTTAATCGACTATTTAACACCCTTCAAAGACGCGTTAGATCCGGATTCCCAAGATCGGCTGACTCGTAATCCTCTGCGAATTCTAGATAGTAAGGTGGAACGCACCCAGCAAATTGCCACGGATGCGCCCAGTATTTTGGATTATCTCAGCGATGAATCGCGCCGGCACTTCGATCAGGTGCGGCAATTATTAGGCGATTTGGGAATTGCTTACGAACTCAATCCCCGGCTGGTGCGGGGCTTAGATTATTACACCCACACGGCATTTGAAATTCAGTCAGATGATTTAGGTGCTCAAGCCACAGTCTGCGGTGGTGGGCGCTATGATGGCTTGGTGGCCGAATTGGGTGGGCCACAAACACCGGCTGTTGGCTGGGCAATCGGCATGGAACGCTTGATTATCCTGCTACAACAGTTGCAAACGCAGGCGACACCGGCACTCGATTTTTATCTGGTTTCCAGAGGCGAACACGCAGAAGCACAAGCCTTAATACTCGCTCAAAAGCTACGCGGTGCCGGCTTTAGCGTGGAATTAGACTTAAGCGGCAGTGCGTTTGGCAAGCAATTTAAACGGGCCGATCGCAGTGGGGCGAAGGCTTGTTTGGTGTTAGGCGATGCAGAGGCTGAGAGTCAGACTGTGCAGCTTAAGTGGTTGGCAACAGGAGAGCAAAGTTCTCTCCCGCAAAGTGATTTACTAGAAAAAACAGAGGAGTGGCGCTGCCGGCTGGAGGGGTAAAAGCGCCGATTTCAGGTGGTGTGGGGCTACATCGTCAGGCCGGCAATAGGGATTATTTCAGCCCCATGCCCAATGCCCCATGCCCCGCCCTCTAACTCCTGCCGGTGGTAGACAGCCCCTCCACAATAATAGAGGGCGTGTAACAAGCGCCGTTCCAGTCGGCATCACTACCCAGTTCGAGCACTTGCTTAAGGGCGGTGTAAACGTTGCCCGCTACCATTGTGTCTTTGACTCTACCGATAATTTCGCCGTTTTTAACTCGGTAGCCGAGATCGACATTAATCGAAAAGTCGCCAGAAAGGCCGGCACCGCCGCCCAGCATTTGATCGACCATAATTGCGTCATCGAGTTGGGCGATCAGTTGCGCTAAGTCTCGCGATCCGGGCTGTATGAGTAAATTAAATAAACCGGGCGTGGGATAACTGCCTAAACCGGGGCGAAAACCGTTGCCGGTGGTGCCACTACCCAAAAGTCGTCCCGTGGTGTGATCGGTGTAGAACAGCTGCAAAATGCCATTTTGAATAAACACAAGCGAGTGAGTTGGGGTGCCTTCATCGTCAAAAGGGCAGCTAAACGGGCCGACATCTGGGTCTTGGGAAATGGTAAGGGCGTTAGAAATCACAATTTCGCCAAGGTGATCACTCCAAGGCGAGGATTTTTCGATAACCAGTTTGCCATTAAGAGCAGCTTGGACTGTACCCCAGAGCATATCAGCGGCTTTAGAGGTAAACAAGACCGGCACCCGACCTGTCGGCGAGGACACATTTTCCTTTGACCAATCTAATCGCTGCAAAATTCGCTGGGCAAGCATTGCCGGTTCTAGATGTCCCCGCTGGGTTTGACCGTCCCCAACACTCAAAAAATCATCGCCGCGCACCCATTCACCTGAGAGATAACAGCTAAGAGTGGTGTCGGTGTAACTGCAATCTAAGCCAAGCGAGTTGAGCAAGCGAGTGCTTTCAACTTCACAATCCCACTCAGCGCTACACAAAACCTCTGGATAAGGGTCGCGAACCAAGGCAATTGCTTCTTTGCCCCAATTCACCAGCACCTCAACCGGCACCGCTTCTCCCACATCAGGATAAGAAGACGCTTGAGATGCAGAGAGTTCTATTGTTTCCGGTTGGTTAAGCTGACTGAGGGCGATGGCGCGATCCACCAAATTTTGGGCATCCACCGGCCCGTAGGCGACGGCTAGCCCCGGACGCCCCCCGCGCCACAGCCTAAGCGCCGTCCCTTCAGATTGGGCGCTTTCTAACTGCTTGAGTCGGTTGGCTTCAAAAAACACGGGTCGCGACAGCGATCGCGATTGAAATACCTCAGCAGCTTCCGCTCCTGATTTTGCCGCTAATTCCAGCAGCTGTTCTGCCGACGCTTCTAGTTGCAAATTCTCAGAACCCATATCAATTTTTAGCGATTAGCTGTTAGCAATTAACCATTAGGTAGTCGCTAGTCGGGTATAGGTAAAGTATGTTTCCTGTCGAGCAAAGCAAATAAATTTGGCGGCCACATGAACAAGACATTCTAAGGGACACTGGCTTTATATCCACAGTCCGCTTAAAGTGACTTTGCTTATATGGTCGCGATTTTTAATCGCCAGGTACTTTATAAACCCGATCTAACAGCTAACAGCTAATTGCACTGAAATCACTTTACGATAGATTGAGTTCCTCTAACAGCCAAAATCCGGCAAAAGATTCTGATTCTGGGCTGGACTGCACTGCTAAAAAATGCACCATTTGTGCTTTTTGCTTGGCGTCGTCAAATCCTTTCGCCTCTGCTTGGAGTTGCGGGTTGGTGAGGTTGGCCAGAATCCATCGGTCACTGGCACCTGTTTCCAACACGATTCTGGCGGGTGAGTTGAGATCAACTTTGAGGAAAGCCAACTCTAGCCCGGAAATCCAGCCGGCTAAGGCTAAGGCTCTGGGTGAGAAAATGATGAGGCCAGGAATGGGGGTTTCTGGCGTCAATTGGGGCACTAAGCTGTGTTCGCCTAAAATTGGGAAAGCTTCGCTGAAGTCAATTTCCCACTCGTGCATCTCCTCAAAGGCGCTGGCTTCTAAG
Above is a window of Microcoleus sp. FACHB-672 DNA encoding:
- a CDS encoding M23 family metallopeptidase gives rise to the protein MHLRLVAISTLAVLAAQQLICNTSTSQSAAAQTSVDSSSEVATPHKSNSAFKTRITQTQTAADSRYDSINQAEPTVVFAIGTETATQITHTAEGAAILLPVTEPQTSSPAPQLASQSANSRQQRVPAARVRRVPINSQPPAASANQAKTKAGRINSRLDSLRDNVQTYRSNNGAELPPLSAPDTYLPNSPVQGYIWPAQGQLSSGYGWRWGRMHNGIDIAGPIGTPILAAATGVVTYAAWDEGGYGNLVEIQHPDGSITRYAHNDRIWVRAGQRVQQGQQISEMGSTGYSTGPHLHFELRVAGQGAVDPMAYLGNSHAYNSSQTRSNRAW
- a CDS encoding phytochelatin synthase family protein, with the translated sequence MKPSANKIDRLKFIRQPLQAFILGLCLTGGGALAQTLPVPSNLINLNSAEGEKLLMDSKARQDYWPLSVQFVTQDNLAYCGVASSVMVLNALSVPAPEAPEFGSFRMFTQNNFFNEQTRKVVTPEVVSRQGMTLGQLGQLLESYPVTAQTHYTSDSSLEEFRTQAVKNLQEPGNFVLVNYLRSDIGQEKGGHISPLAAYNEQSDRFLILDVSRYKYPPVWVTTAELWKAMNTTDSDSGKTRGFLLVSPQ
- a CDS encoding WGxxGxxG family protein, encoding MNSSKVSQALKAGVIAASLAFVPAVLPASAQTNTTTTSPDTTYTAPTQDVNTTESDRDFDWGWLGLLGLAGLAGLARKRQEPARTYTTERDPDVARSDYR
- a CDS encoding helix-turn-helix domain-containing protein; its protein translation is MAGVESQNHASLSLRELQVVELVAAGLTNQEIAEQLEISKRTVDNHISNILTKTATHNRVALVRWALQSGKVCINEVNCCIIPLPSTHNEVVVEQE
- the hisS gene encoding histidine--tRNA ligase, with protein sequence MGAIQALRGTRDILPEEIGYWQRVEFVARKILNNAAYREIRTPIFEDTALFERGIGEATDVVGKEMYTFNDKATPPRSITLRPEGTAGVVRAFIQNSLYAQGGVQRLWYTGPMFRYENPQAGRQRQFHQIGVEVLGSADSRADAEVIALATDILQTLGLKNLRLSLNSVGNPEDRQRYRQALIDYLTPFKDALDPDSQDRLTRNPLRILDSKVERTQQIATDAPSILDYLSDESRRHFDQVRQLLGDLGIAYELNPRLVRGLDYYTHTAFEIQSDDLGAQATVCGGGRYDGLVAELGGPQTPAVGWAIGMERLIILLQQLQTQATPALDFYLVSRGEHAEAQALILAQKLRGAGFSVELDLSGSAFGKQFKRADRSGAKACLVLGDAEAESQTVQLKWLATGEQSSLPQSDLLEKTEEWRCRLEG
- a CDS encoding TldD/PmbA family protein, with amino-acid sequence MGSENLQLEASAEQLLELAAKSGAEAAEVFQSRSLSRPVFFEANRLKQLESAQSEGTALRLWRGGRPGLAVAYGPVDAQNLVDRAIALSQLNQPETIELSASQASSYPDVGEAVPVEVLVNWGKEAIALVRDPYPEVLCSAEWDCEVESTRLLNSLGLDCSYTDTTLSCYLSGEWVRGDDFLSVGDGQTQRGHLEPAMLAQRILQRLDWSKENVSSPTGRVPVLFTSKAADMLWGTVQAALNGKLVIEKSSPWSDHLGEIVISNALTISQDPDVGPFSCPFDDEGTPTHSLVFIQNGILQLFYTDHTTGRLLGSGTTGNGFRPGLGSYPTPGLFNLLIQPGSRDLAQLIAQLDDAIMVDQMLGGGAGLSGDFSINVDLGYRVKNGEIIGRVKDTMVAGNVYTALKQVLELGSDADWNGACYTPSIIVEGLSTTGRS